In Cicer arietinum cultivar CDC Frontier isolate Library 1 chromosome 7, Cicar.CDCFrontier_v2.0, whole genome shotgun sequence, the genomic window CATGTACCTttgatttattaatatttttaaaagttatagATCCTTCAAATTTTCGTAATGATAGGATGCACCATACTTTTTTGTTCATGTGTATAAAGCATACATTTCACGTATAAATGTTttttcttgattgttggatgatATTCCTGCATAACAAgttaataatgatttttgtaCTCATTGTTGTTTAGGTCCCTAATGGTTAgtgtatcttcttgtagattttttttcttctcatgaTAGCATTTTAATTCAGATGACAAACTTACAATAAGAacattctcaatttttttgtaattataatgTTTTGGTCTGTGACGAGAACATTATGCAGTAGAACGATTATATCTGTCATCATAAGAATATTGTCTtgttttcataattattttttttttcttatgagaGTAAATTGATTTAACATGtccatatttgtttattatgaacatctttttctaattttatcatccttctttttttatacaaaaaaactTCACAAAGCTTTTGTTTTGAGAAGTTTTGAAACATAATCCATCAATGTCAAATATCTCCGCTTCAAACATCATGttcttttgaaaattttcagGAGATTTTACAAAGTTGGTtaaatcatttttcaattcatgaacttctatttttaaataagtactTTTTTTCTTAGTTTCAAAATGTTctgcaaaattaatttttattcttatctCAAGAATCTTTTGTTGCTCagacatttttaattaagattgctttcttgaatgattttaaaatattcatcatTCTTATTTTGTAgctcctcattttgtttctttatctcataATGTTGATATTTTAGAAATGTATACTTTAATTGAGATAAAGtatttgaatcatttagcaagcttaaaaatcattttccaAATCTTTACATAAAGAACAAGAGTTTGAAACTATTACCTCTACATTTTCTTCGTTTTCTATTAGACATGTGTTGGCAACTTTTCTTTGCACTTACTTCTTCAGAGTACATTTAGTTTTGAAATGTCCCAACTTGTTGCACTTTACAATTATTGACATCACTTCTTCCAGAATATTTTCTTCTTACACTAGTAACTGCTCAAACCTTAAAGACATAACTCTGATGTCAATTAAAGTGAAATAAATAGTCACAAAAAAGAGGTTTTCATTGTCactcttttaaaatttagttcatgCATTTTACTTTATGTTTTACTCAAGATTAAACTTATAATCAGAAGTTGAATAGTAAGCTATTAACTGACAAGAACGTTCTAgccaatttaaaagaaattaagagGATGTAAATAAAGACAATGATAGTGAAGTATGATCTGTGTgtgaaaataattaacaataaagGATTGAAAAATCATACCCAAAAAGTATATTGATTAGCCCAACTCAAGCTAGTTAAGTCCTCACAGCCGTGAGATTTACAATATGTGCTTCAGAACTAAAACGTTATCCTTTGCACCTTTTCTGTTGATCAAACCTTGATCAAGTACAACATTTACCTTTCAATCTAGAAAAATAACTTTTGCATCCACTTTTcaatccaaaaataatttttacaaccacctttcaaacaaaaaaggatttttgatccaaaagtatttttacaataatatttctaaccaaaaatgatttttacaatcacattcaatctaacataaaagatagatttGAGTTACCATCATTATGTAGGATAAAAAgtatttctcaactcttgttttagataaataaagacaaacttAGTAAATGATGATTCACATATATAGTGGAGAGAGCTGGAATTTGCATTACGAGTTTTTGACTCGTGGTTTCTTAATAAATCTCTTTAAGTTTAAAGTAATTTTGTCTAGAACGTTCTTCTACAAACTAGAATGTTCTGCCTTGAGTCTTGAAGAAAACTTGGACAACAAGGAGGAAATGATTTGCCATTATAACTGTTGGAATAGTCTTTTGCGAGAAGTGTGTGCAACTGTCAAGTCACACATACCAATTCATAATACCTGAGTGCTTTTGGTACTTGCTTCCATGTTATGAATCGGGAGACCATTCAAAAGAACCTTATGTATATGTATTCATGCAAGTAGATCTTCAAATCTTGACATTTAATTGCTCACTAAATATTGACAATCCCGAGTCCGAAATGTCATCAGAGTTATTACATGTCCTCCCAAAATGACCATTTTTATCAATTGTTCTTTAATagaaaaaccaaaatattatgtttaatgTTCTTCCATCATTCTTTTATAAATGACTCAATCTTGAAATGATTTCTTCTTCAAAGTTGATTATTGTCATTTCACTACACTAATAGGAATATTTGTGAGTGATATGAACTTGTTAATCTTGAAAACATTCTTCATTACAATTGAGAAAGTTTTCTTCGACGTGAGAAGATAAATCTTTTGTTGAAGCAATACTTCTCAGAACTTCTCTTGGTGTTTACATATGTTGTGTCTCTTCAATAAGTATTATCGAGATACTTTAGCATAGGCATGAATGTATTGGGCATGTTCTTCATGAAGATGATATTTTGAAGATTCGACAATTATTCTCGTGGCTAATTGATATAATGTATGACATACACATTTTGAGAATCCTCCACAAAGAAGTTATTTGATTTCTTTGTTTATCTTCATATATGtttgaatttataatatatttattggaCATATTTACCAAGGTATCATATGATCATTTTGATCATTCTCCTTATTCCTTGGTTCAAAATGCTCTAAGCACTTGTTGCATTTGATTCTTGACACATTGTTTGATTCTCATTGGTTAATGAATATGTTTGGAACAATTCTAGAATAATGTAGGGGTTGCAACCATGTACTCTTGGGTCAACATTCATCATTGAaaaaggagaatgttctcctAACTTTCAACGAAACATTCTTATCAATAAATGATAACCTATTTGAATTAATTCCTCAAGGACTCCTTCATTAAAGTTGTTCCTTAATCTTATACAAATCTTTGTATATTGCATGACATCTTTTAAAATCTCATTCAAGATTATTCTCAAACCTCAAAGCTTAATACAAAAATCAATGACAGTTTCGTCACACTACTTCAAGAATAATCTCGTAAACCTCAAAGCTTAATACAAAAATCAATGACAGTTTTGTCACACTACTTCAAGAATAATCTCGTGTAGCCTGTGATAAAAGTTCTTCTATAATGATCCCTCAAATATGAACCTTCACGTAATGAGGAAGATTCTATATGATAagttttttattctctcaattaaTTCTCTTGAGGTTCAAACAATAGCCCTCTAATATATCTCCATGAAGCTTGTAATTATATTATTGTAATCTTCTTATGAtactctaattctttcatcatTGAGTAGATACTTATGAATTTGTTGATATGAATTATTTCTAACATGCTCACTTATGTGATTCCTcttccttaaataaaactcaagtgcaatcatcACTAGATCATCATTTATAAAActtaaacatttatttcataagctttgttgtcattaaaatatatattaaaaaaaaaatattgtgacCTCAACACAAAGGTGTTTACTTATTGCAATAGAATAGGTCATACCATAGACATATGCTTTAGGAAACATGGTTTTCTTTCATCTTTGGGAAAAATTATAAAGCCAATGTTGCaaacataaattagaattacaGTGGCAATGTTGAAGTGGGAATAGTGTTATTGTCATGGAAATTCATTAACTCCAGTTTTGTTATGTTTACAAAGAAACAATACAGTAATATTGTGGCTATAATTCAACCCTCGATCTCTGTATAGGCCAAGGCCTCTAGTTGTTGCCAAGTCAACATAGTGCCATCATATGGTCATATGTCAAGAAAATCTCCTTACACATATAAGAATTTCCTTCTCGTACATGACGTATTGTGCCTTGTTTGCATTAAATTAGACTTTTGGATCCGAGATTTAAGAGCTAGTGATCACATATATTCACATCTAAACTTATTCTTAACCTACAAAAATATTAAGcctattaatataaaattacaaaatggaAATTATGCAACTGCACAGTTAACAGACATAATAGATCTCATTGTTACCCTTAGTATTTCAAATGTTATTGTCTTATAAggtttttctttcaatttgatTTCAGTATCTAAATTATGCAGTTCATCAAACTGCCTTTTACAGTTTTATCAAAACAAGTTGTTTTGCCGGATTTGAAGTCTAAGAAGATGATTGGTTTGcataatcaaattaaatgaCTATACAAGCTACTAATAGGTGTTAAACTCTCTAAAACTATTTCTTTTAGAAttttaacattatttatattCCATATATAGTCGTATTGCATTTTAGGCTATGGCGATTGTCTTCTAAAATAATGaaacttatgaaaaaaaattttcCCTACCTTCTTGTACACAATTCTTTTGTGTGTGATACTTGTCATTTTTCTAGACATAGATAGttaccttttaaaaaaattatagtagaGCCTCATCTAATTTTGAGTTGCTACATTTAGATATTTGGGGACCATTTTCCATTACATCTATACATGGacgtaaatattttttaacaatagTTGATGATATAAATAGATTTCTCTCTATTGTTTTATCGAAATCAAAATATAAGTTTCAGTCTCATATCCAAAATTTTACTGTGATGGTAAACAACCAACACAATGTTAAGGTGAAAATGGTTAGACTTGAAAATAGTTATGCATTAAAAGAAATTATCCAACAAAGATCATGTGTGGAAACTCCCCAACGAAAAGGAATAGTTGAGATAAAACACCAACATATACTAAATGTTGGTCGAGCTCGTTTGTTTCAATCCAAACTACGATTAAAAGTTTTTGGTCCCATGCATTACTACATGTTTCCTTTATCATGAATAGAGTTTCAACACCTTTGTTGAAGAATAAATCTCCACATGTTTTTACTATTTGATTATCTTCCCCGTTCATGTAAACTTaaagtttttggttttttgtgTTATGCATTAACCCTTGCATCAACCTTCTTGACACTATGTGTCTTCTAATATCTATGTATCTCAAGTCAACTTTTCTATGTCTATCCCTTACCTATACAAACCAAAGACTTATGCTAAGGATGTCCAACTTGTTGTTGGGTTAAAGCCATGAATGTAGAATTATTGGACTTTGTAACTAATGGCACTTGGAAGTTAGTTAATATGCCTCCTCATGTAAAATAATATTGGCAATAAATGTGTATGCAAAATCACAAAGCATATGGATCCATTGAAAGATACAAGGCACACCTTGTGGCTAAGAGCTATAACCAAGTAAATGGACTAGATTACTTTGACACCTTATCCTTTGTAGTCAAATTGACCACAATGAGAGTCATTCTAGCCTTAACCTCTATTAAAGGATGATTTTTACATCAATTGGATGTTAATAATatgttccttcatggtgataTGCAAGAGGATGTCTTTATATGGGCTTAAATAAGCTATTAGTAAATGATATGAAAAACTTACTTTATACTTGTTGCAACAAGggttttttcaagaaaaatcaTATCACTCTCATGTCGCCAAGATTTTCATAGTTTCCTTCAATGTTCTTCTTGTTTTATGTGGACAATGTAATATTGGAAGGTATATCTCTTGATGAATTTTCTTGCATAAAAGCTGTATTTGAAACCCAATTCCACATAAAAGATTTGGGTATATTGAAATAGTTCTGAGGATTGGAAGTTGCATACTCTCACCTTAGACTTTCAATTTGTCAATGCATGTACTTCATTGATATTATTTCTAATTCAAGTCATCTTGGTTCCAAACCTATGTTTCCCTATAGATCTTTCAGTCAAGTTGTACCAAGATAAGAGCAGACCTTATGCAGACATTCCATCTTATTGATGATCCATCCTAATATCACCTTTGTGGTTCAACAACTTAGTCAGTTTCTCATTGCTCCCCCGAATGTTCACTTTCATTTTGCATCCTGTGTTTTTCATTTCTCACTCTTCCATGGTTTATTTTTCCTTATATTTTACCCTTTACAATTGTTTAGTTTCTCTAATGTTGATGGGATCGGTGTATCGATACTCGTCGATCAATTATCGGGTTGTGCTTCTTCATTAGGTCCTCCTTCGTCTCTTAACGTACAAAGAAACATGGATTGTTTCCAAATCTTTAAGTGAAGTTGAATACTAAGCTCAATGACCTTTATTTTCGTTGCCCTCGTGTTCCAATGTTGTATTGTGAAAACAAAAATGCCCTAATGTAGAATCACAATAAGTTAATCCAAAAGTAAAACCTCCATCTTGCAAGGGTGAAAGAACTTCAATACAAGATTGTCGATTATCGTGACTCATATGGAGACACACCACTAGCAACATGAAAGTCCAATCAAGGAAACTATCAAATTTGTTCGTCGTTAAAGCAAGTTTCAATCGTCTTTCCCATTATTGCACACAAAGTAAAGCTAGCTCCTCAAGCGTAGTGGCGCACACCGTTCTCCATCACCTTAGAGGAATCTTTTGAAGTCATAATATTGCAATTCTAgtgattatgataaatatttttactagCATGGTCTGTTTATGTAGAAGATTAACTCTTATCTGATCCAAGTTCACTCGTGAATTTGTAGAGAGTGTGGATACTATTCATAACTATTATGGAGCATTatgaattgttttaaatttatgagGATGAGTTCTATTGATTCATGGGGAGAGTTGGGTAGTCAATTCCCTACTAACTTCACGACGTCCAAGAATTAGTCAAAATTAGTTCCTAGTTTTGGCGATATATTTTCAGGGGAATGATGATTCATTAAGAGAATACAATAATATATTCAATGGATAAGTTGTTTATGTTTATAGGGATGAAGCTGATGACAAAATGAAGATCGGTCTACTTGTACAAGAACTCCAAGAAGGAAGGGAGTTTGCTAAGAAAATCGATCTTAAAGAGCAAAATTATCTAAACGAATTACTACCAAAAGCTCATGCATATATCTAGTATGGGTATACCAAAACCATTCCATTCCATCAACCTTTCCTAGCTTGTAAGGTTTAGGTCGGTATAACTTGTTCCAAAAAATTTGGAACAAAAAAAAAGGGACATGACATGGTAGAAAGAAGACTAGGTTCGAGCTTCCGTTTGAGTTACTCGTCATAttccaaattattttatagacaaaatgttattttatgtttttattgttatattattaatttcattataTCTAAAAAGGTAATCAAATCTAACCACATTTCACACTTACATTCTAAAGTCGACTAAGAAATGAGGTGTATggcaaaatattcttttatCACTAATCTTCTTAGTACAAGGGAAATGGTGAATATTTAGTTGTGCGGTTAGCAATATATTTGGACACCACTtgaattatttaacaaatactTGTGAAAGCAATAACTACGCATTTCATTTGATGGTGTTTATATAAGTAGCCTATCTTTGTTTAATAAAGCTTTTTCATCTCTATCCCATTTTTCCTTATGAATTTTGTCATCCATATTATAAGAGCTATTAGTTAGTTCttgattgttattattattattattattattattattattattattattattattattatttataaataaataaaaaatatgtattactACTAGATGACTTGTCTTAGGACAAATTTGATCTTGCCTTTGTATCATTAGGTTTAATCGGGTTAAATGTTAGGTCCGAGTCTAAAAATTggttcaatataattttataattgggTAAGGGACACATCAAACTCAACTTAATATATCCTTTATACACCCCTAATATATAGTATGAAGAAAAAATTGGTGCAACACATACTCAAAAGAAATGAGTCACATAGAAATTGAACGGGAATAAGTGTCATGATGATTGATCTAGAGAAAAATATCGATTTCCACTAGGAAGGTTCTCGGAGTACACTCATTTAAGCGTCTACAAGGAAGTGAATCCTTACTAAATGTGCTAATACCGAATTCGAAGAGGAAGGTGTAGTTCCTCATACAGTTAAAAGAAAGGTTagggataaataagactaaataTTGTAAGTTCCACATTATTAATGCACACAACATGGAGGACTAAATACAATTGAGGGATGTCATCGAGCAATTAATCCAAAAGGGAAATGTAATGAAATATACCCAATGGAATAATTTTGGCTTTAAGGACAAGAGAGCTTGCAAGTTCTCCCTGAGGTTGACAAAGATGGTCAAAGTAGTAGACTCAACCCCCAACATCGACAAAGAGAATGAGgagttagaaagaaaaaatatatattcccATGGTCATGGTCATAATTGGTGGTTATATTGATCCATAGGGGTGTAGATAGGATTTCATAATGATTCCATTGAATGAGGACCCGAAAAACGTGGTGAACATAGGAGTCAACCTTCTTGTTTTCGTCTAGAGACTATCGATTGTCTATCTTAGGGAGAAGGCTAATATGTTCTCTTGGAGCCCTAACGATATGTTGGGAATAGATCCTAAAGTTGCTTGTCATCAATTGGTCGCAGGCCAATCTGCTTTTGGGTGGCACAGCGCTGCTGAGTAGAGTCTTCAAATAAGGCTAAAGTCATGGAGAAAACAATGAATGATCTTGTTATggcaaattttatttatgaagcCATGTATACTACTTCATTGTCAAATGTTGTACTGGtgaaaatcaaataacaaaTGATGCATGTGTGTTGATTACATTGATCTTAATAAGGCGTCTCTTAAAGATGTATATCCCATTCCCAATATCGAAGAATTAGTAGATAATTCCTTAGgttttaaattattaccatttATGGGTCCACAATTGTTGTTTGGCGACTCTAACAAAGGGGTATGAGCAAAatcttcaaaaaataaatcaaagatATATTGGAGGTATACATGGATGACATGAATGTTAAATCCTCCGAGGAGATATAAGTTCTACCTTAAGGATATGTTCAATAAAGTCTGACGCTACAATAGTAGGCTTAATCTAAAAAATGCACTTTCAAAGTGAAAGCTATCAAGTTCATCGGGTTTTACTTAATAGAACGAGGAATAGAAGCTAACCCCGCCAAGTCTAAGGCAGTAACCAATATGGAGACCGTGATGTCGAAGAAAAGAATTCCTAAGTTGAAGGGAATGTTAACAACTTTGTCTAGATTCATTGCAAAGTCTGCCCAACACACGTTACCATTATACAGTTACATAAAAAAAAGGTTCAACTTGAATggataaaacaacaaaaatcttTAGAATGCTTCTTTTGAATCTCTGAAAGCATTGAAGGCACAAGTCTTTGTTGATTTCATATCTGAAATGACTCCATCCATGAAAGAGCCCAACTTCGATGGACATTTATCATACAAATCCATGAATCCAAATGGGTGTGGAACAAGTCTACTCCTTTAGAGAAACAAAGGAATGATTATAGAAGTGTCCCTCAATTTCTCATTTCCTACATTTAACAACCAAACATAATGCAAAGCATGTGCACCTGAACACTCCCTCATCAAAAAGTTAGGGGCATAAGAGATCAGATTGCGCACAGACTCACAACTCATGGTGTAACATATCAAAGAAGACTACCAAGCCAAATACCCCCTCTTGCAGAAATATCTGAAAATTATTAAAGAGAAGCTTAATAGGTTTTTGGTCTTTGAAGTGTTTAATCATTGAATGTTACACATTTGGTACATTTTACTTTCATAAACTAATTAGGCTCAATGTCAATTTCTTTTGGTTTTTCACAAGTACCCTCCACAAAATGAAATATTGTTTGAGACCGTGTTAGATATTAAATATGAACATTTTTATCGATCGAGATTTGAATTGTACTTCGTCAAGTTGTGGAAGACTAGCTTCTTATGATAGATCCAACCTTAATTGGTTAAACTCATCTATCCCTAAATATAAGCACTTATGATATATTTCACTCTTATTATGAAAAGTTCTAAGTGTAATTAATGTGTCTATTTCACTCCTAAAATACTCTTTGTATTTGCATATTGATAATTTTGActtttcatatttcaaaatatttggtATATTAATTAAGGGTttgtttgaaagaaaaaaaatataactagtAATTTGAAAAAGACCTTATATTTAGGGACACATTTTGTTATCAAATAGGTGCTTCTATTTAGAGACAAAAAGAAGtactttctttaattttattttaaaagtgagtaatttatttatttctaagtTCAATTAAGggaaattcaaatttatagttACATAGAACTTTTTCTAGCTTAAATTTTGGTTTAGTCTTCTCATACTTTTGTTATActattttcctttttctttcatttttttctctttttcttttgttatttatGTATATCTTAATTAAATACTTTTGTCATActatttctctttttctttcatttttattgtttaatttgagttttgcacaattcttaaaaaaatattaattttgttggttttaataataaaattaattttatttattttaatatttttatttattgtagttagttgaaaattttgataaattaaaatataataaataaaggtatattattctaaaataataatttatcttatattATCATTGTGAATAACAAAtagtttaaaatagaaaaaagaatGACAAACGAAGTCAAATGTGTAATTTTGTTTGTACATTTAAATATTGAGTCGGTTGAggaatttataaaagaaaattactgTCTTTAACTCACTAagctattaaaatatttatatatgtcgATTTActgtttaaaatttaatttttgatggatattaaaatttaatttttgatggatattaaaatttaatttttaatagatatGATGTAAGATTGCATTAATCTTGGACAAAATTGTTGCCAAGCAAAATCTTGAATAAGATAAAAAGATAAGATTGCATTAATACATACTTTTTGATACAAGAGTTAATGCATACATACTCTTTTTGACttagaatggttaaaaatctgtaaatataaaatgtttaaccatttcttttcttctaaatatacctcaaatgatttttaaaaaaagtacatCTCAAATGAATAAAGACATTTGATATACTAGTGCAGATTTTTCTATGTGCGTATGTGTTTCACCATAATattcttaagaaaaaaaaaaataatgctCAACcagtaacaaatatttttttaaccgAAATACCACTAACAAatgctttgccaattaaaaataattaaacaataaataatatcaattaaaagCCAACTGTTTTCTCCTTGTACAAAGGTCCAGATACAGACAATATCATTTTTCCCAAGTAATAAATATTGATTGTTtaccaaattaaaatttgaattaaatatgtttttttttcacatatattacaattattttaatCCTTCTTAAAATATTcccttattaatttttttcgatCTCTacatatgatattatttttatagtttaattattatatattattaaagtaaaaaaattttaCACTAACAATAGATCACAATAAGTCATAAAATATCTATGAATCTAgtaattgtaataaaaaaaaaaattacactaaaaTGCATATACATTAAATTGTTTATGATTAATAATGACAATAAAGAAGGGACCAGGTGTAAAAGTGGACGACGGTAACCTCGGATGTGTTTGAAGGCAAATAAAAGAAGTTTACATGTGTCGGTTTGAGAATGTAATGAATTCAAATTGAAACTAACCGTTAATACAAATTATTATAAAGtaagaataataaaattgaaaacggAGACAGCAATGAGTCCCTCCACGCACCACATGGGAAGCAGCGTCATCAACACAACTTAACGCGCTCTCACACTCACACTAAAAATATCTTGTTCCCTTTTTTGATTCTATCCTAATTATATAAAGCTTTAACACCCTGCATTGCATCCCCATTCTTATTAACCTGTAACCCaataccctaatttttcaacCCCAAATTTAATTCGTTGTATCCACGAAATTGCCGCTGTATAACAGCGTGTTTTAGTTGTTGGAAGAATAACAAAGCCTAATTATCGTAACTTTTTTTTTCGTCTCAACGTGCTTTATAAGTCTTCCATTTTCTTCCATTCAAAATCTACTACAAAAGGGtcattagatctttgttaaACAAAGCGTTTTCCAAGGACCCTTTCAGGTTGTCTTTTTTAACAACCATTTATAGGGTTTCCTTGGTTTTCACTATTTTGTTTACATTGTTGCAGGATCTCATTCAAATTACAGATTCAGATACCCTTTTGTGAGTTTCATACTTTTTTCTGCTTTTTACTCATTTgggttgattttgttttttttttttgttgttgctgttgttgcGGTTGGTTTTTGTATTTTCACTATGGAGGTTGAGAAGAAGAAGTTTATAACATCTGAGGAACTTAAGAAGCATGACAAAAAAGGAGATCTATGGATCTCAATTCAGGGTAAGGTTTATAATGTTTCAGATTGGGCTAAAGAACACCCTGGTGGAGAAATTCCTTTGTTGAATCTTGCTGGCCAGGATGTAACTGATGCATTCATAGCATATCATCCTGGTACAGCATGGAAATATCTTGACAAATTTTTCACTGGCTATTACCTTAGTGATTTCAAGGTCTCTGAGGTTTCTAAAGATTATAGGAGACTTGTTTCTGAGTTTGTGAAATTGGGTTTGTTTGAAAAGAAAGAACATGTTACTTTGTTCACATTAACATCTGTTGCTATTATGTTTGCTATTGTTGTTTATGGTGTTGTTGGTTGCTCAAGTGTTTTGGCTCATTTGGGTTCTGGTATGTTGTTGGGTTTGCTTTGGATGCAAAGTACTTATGTTGGTCATGATTCCGGTCACTATGAGGTTATGTCGAGTCGCAGTTATAACAAATTAGCACAAATCATTTGTGGAAATTGTTTGACTGGTATAAGTATAGCTTGGTGGAAATGGACTCATAATGCTCATCATATTGCCTGCAATAGTCTTGACTATGATCCTGATTTGCAGCACATACCTGTTTTCGCTGTCTCATCGCGATTATTCGGTTCGATTAAATCCTATTTCTATGACAGGCAATTAACCTTTGATCCTTTGTCAAGGTTTCTTATCAGTTACCAGCACATTACTTTTTACCCTGTGTTATGCTTTGCAAGGCTTAACTTATATCTTCAGACATTTTTGCTCTTGTTTTCACCTAAGCGAAATGTCCCCGACAGACTTTACAACATAATGGGAATCCTTGTGTTCTGGACATGGTTCCCTCTTCTATTGTCATGCCTACCTAACTGGTCAGAAAGGCTCATGTTTGTTCTTGCCTGTTTTGTTGTTTGTTCAATCCAACATCTTCAATTCTGTCTCAACCATTTCGCCGCGAACGTGTATGTCGGTCCACCAAAGGGAAATGATTGGTTTGAGAAGCAAACAAGTGGAACATTGGATATCTCTTGTTCAACTTGGATGGATTGGTTCTTTGGTGGTTTGCAGTTTCAGCTTGAGCATCATTTGTTCCCAAGGCTACCTAGGGCTCAATTGAGGAAGGTTTCGCCGTTGGTGATCGACTTGT contains:
- the LOC101513555 gene encoding delta(8)-fatty-acid desaturase 1-like encodes the protein MEVEKKKFITSEELKKHDKKGDLWISIQGKVYNVSDWAKEHPGGEIPLLNLAGQDVTDAFIAYHPGTAWKYLDKFFTGYYLSDFKVSEVSKDYRRLVSEFVKLGLFEKKEHVTLFTLTSVAIMFAIVVYGVVGCSSVLAHLGSGMLLGLLWMQSTYVGHDSGHYEVMSSRSYNKLAQIICGNCLTGISIAWWKWTHNAHHIACNSLDYDPDLQHIPVFAVSSRLFGSIKSYFYDRQLTFDPLSRFLISYQHITFYPVLCFARLNLYLQTFLLLFSPKRNVPDRLYNIMGILVFWTWFPLLLSCLPNWSERLMFVLACFVVCSIQHLQFCLNHFAANVYVGPPKGNDWFEKQTSGTLDISCSTWMDWFFGGLQFQLEHHLFPRLPRAQLRKVSPLVIDLCKKHNLPYRSLSFVEANLWTLKTLRTAALQARDMVDPSAQNLLWEAFNTHG